The proteins below are encoded in one region of Hordeum vulgare subsp. vulgare chromosome 3H, MorexV3_pseudomolecules_assembly, whole genome shotgun sequence:
- the LOC123443769 gene encoding beta-galactosidase 2 encodes MASSELPAPSVLAVAFALAALAATASAAVTYDRKALVVNGRRRILLSGSIHYPRSVPEMWPDLIQKAKDGGLDVVQTYVFWNGHEPSPGQYYFEGRYDLVHFIKLVKQAGLYVHLRIGPYVCAEWNFGGFPVWLKYVPGISFRTDNQPFKLEMQKFTTKIVDMMKSEGLFEWQGGPIILSQIENEFGPLEWDQGEPSKAYASWAANMAIALNTGVPWIMCKEDDAPDPIINTCNGFYCDWFSPNKPHKPTMWTEAWTAWYTGFGVPLPHRPVEDLAYGVAKFIQKGGSFVNYYMYHGGTNFGRTAGGPFVATSYDYDAPIDEYGLLREPKWGHLKELHRAIKLCEQALVAADPIISSLGKAQKSSVFRSSTGACAAFLENKDKLSYARVSFSGMHYDLPPWSISILPDCKTTVFNTARVGSQISQMKMEWAGGLTWQSYNEEINSFGEEEAFTTVGLLEQINMTRDNTDYLWYTTYVDVAKDEQFLTNGKYPKLTVMSAGHALHVFVNGQLTGTVYGNVENPKLTYTRNVKLWAGSNTISCLSIAVGLPNVGEHFETWNAGILGPVILYGLNEGRRDLTWQKWTYQVGLKGETMSLHSLSGSSSVEWGEPVQKQPLTWYKAFFNAPDGDEPLALDMNSMGKGQIWINGQGIGRYWPGYKASGTCGYCDYRGEYDETKCQTNCGDSSQRWYHVPRSWLNPTGNLLVIFEEMGGDPSEISMVKRTTGSVCADVSEWQPSMTNWRTKDYEKAKLHLQCDHGRKITEIKFASFGTPQGSCGSYSEGGCHAHKSYDIFWKNCINQERCGVSVVPEVFGGDPCPGTMKRAVVEVMCG; translated from the exons ATGGCGTCCTCCGAGCTGCCGGCACCGTCCGTCCTCGCCGTCGCGTTCGCGTTGGCCGCCCTCGCTGCGACGGCGTCGGCGGCCGTCACCTACGACCGCAAGGCACTAGTGGTGAACGGGCGGCGCCGCATCCTGCTCTCCGGCTCCATCCACTACCCGAGGAGCGTGCCCGAG ATGTGGCCGGATCTGATACAGAAGGCCAAGGACGGCGGCCTGGACGTGGTGCAGACGTACGTGTTCTGGAATGGCCACGAGCCCTCCCCTGGCCAG TACTATTTCGAGGGGAGGTATGATCTAGTGCACTTCATCAAGCTGGTGAAGCAGGCCGGACTCTACGTGCACCTCCGCATTGGCCCCTACGTCTGCGCCGAGTGGAACTTCGG TGGCTTCCCTGTCTGGCTGAAGTATGTCCCCGGCATCAGCTTTAGAACTGATAATCAGCCATTCAAG CTTGAGATGCAGAAGTTCACCACCAAGATCGTTGACATGATGAAGTCGGAAGGGCTCTTTGAGTGGCAGGGAGGACCAATAATCCTCTCCCAG ATCGAGAACGAGTTTGGCCCCTTGGAGTGGGATCAGGGTGAGCCTTCCAAGGCCTACGCTTCATGGGCAGCTAACATGGCCATTGCGCTCAACACAGGTGTCCCATGGATCATGTGTAAAGAGGATGACGCCCCAGATCCAATT ATTAATACATGCAATGGATTTTACTGTGACTGGTTCTCCCCGAATAAACCTCACAAGCCTACCATGTGGACTGAAGCTTGGACTGCCTG GTACACAGGCTTTGGTGTTCCTCTTCCACATAGACCAGTAGAGGATCTAGCATATGGTGTTGCCAAGTTTATCCAGAAGGGTGGCTCTTTTGTTAATTATTACATG TATCACGGAGGAACAAACTTTGGGCGGACAGCTGGTGGTCCATTCGTTGCAACTAGCTATGACTACGATGCTCCTATTGATGAATACG GCTTATTGAGAGAACcaaaatggggccatttgaaggaGTTGCATAGAGCCATCAAGCTTTGCGAACAAGCCCTGGTTGCAGCAGATCCCATTATATCTTCCCTTGGGAAGGCTCAGAAG TCATCCGTTTTTAGGTCAAGCACAGGAGCTTGTGCAGCTTTTCTCGAGAACAAAGATAAACTATCTTATGCAAGGGTATCATTCAGCGGAATGCATTATGACCTGCCTCCCTGGTCTATCAGTATTCTTCCGGACTGCAAAACAACAGTCTTCAACACCGCTAGG GTTGGCAGCCAGATTTCACAAATGAAAATGGAATGGGCTGGAGGACTCACATGGCAGTCATATAATGAGGAGATTAATTCCTTTGGTGAAGAGGAAGCATTTACAACGGTAGGATTACTGGAACAAATAAATATGACGAGGGATAACACAGACTACTTGTGGTATACAACATA TGTTGATGTTGCGAAGGATGAGCAGTTTCTCACCAATGGGAAATATCCCAAACTCACTGTGATGTCGGCTGGTCATGCTTTGCATGTTTTCGTTAATGGACAATTAACAG GAACTGTGTACGGCAATGTAGAAAACCCAAAACTAACGTATACCAGGAATGTGAAACTATGGGCAGGAAGCAACACTATTTCGTGCTTAAGTATAGCAGTTGGTCTCCCA AATGTTGGAGAACATTTTGAGACTTGGAATGCTGGAATTCTTGGTCCGGTGATACTTTATGGTCTGAATGAGGGAAGAAGAGATCTCACATGGCAGAAATGGACTTATCAG GTTGGTTTGAAAGGTGAGACTATGAGTCTTCATTCACTTAGTGGAAGCTCATCGGTAGAATGGGGAGAACCTGTGCAGAAGCAGCCTCTGACATGGTATAAG GCTTTTTTTAACGCACCAGATGGTGACGAGCCATTAGCCTTGGACATGAATAGCATGGGGAAGGGGCAAATCTGGATAAATGGTCAAGGAATTGGACGGTATTGGCCTGGCTACAAGGCCTCCGGAACATGTGGTTACTGTGATTACCGTGGTGAATATGATGAGACGAAGTGTCAAACCAACTGCGGAGACTCTTCTCAGAGATG GTACCATGTTCCTCGCTCATGGCTTAATCCAACTGGGAACCTATTGGTGATATTTGAGGAGATGGGTGGTGACCCTAGCGAAATTTCAATGGTGAAAAGAACTACGGGAAGTGTCTGTGCTGACGTGTCCGAATGGCAGCCATCGATGACGAATTGGCGTACCAAAGACTACGAGAAAGCTAAGCTCCACCTCCAGTGTGATCATGGGCGGAAAATAACTGAAATAAAATTTGCCAGCTTTGGCACACCGCAGGGGTCCTGCGGGAGCTACTCAGAAGGCGGATGCCATGCACACAAGTCGTATGACATATTTTGGAAG AACTGCATTAATCAAGAGCGCTGTGGGGTAAGCGTAGTTCCAGAGGTATTTGGTGGAGATCCTTGCCCTGGGACAATGAAAAGGGCTGTTGTGGAGGTCATGTGTGGCTGA
- the LOC123443771 gene encoding uncharacterized protein LOC123443771: MASGPTAAVSAAAAPASPGSLFLASRPLLPLVGANPSAGVPPASSNTARSIAPHAAVPAEPSRAMHVNVHGAEHAAPSSVWAAYGANPSVAYGALHAATYGLYLQRRTPPPAAYPPASYNAPPPATYPSAAYNELPTVPHSAPPESYVVPTSAVVPYSTASPIYGGYQPASQITSPYGASPAPYRPSAAAPSTDLIHLSPVPGGGPHQGYYTLHLPDHVVAAAPFYFAHLIPVKLTTDNYLSRRAQVLPLLHSRNLEGFVDGTLLCPPPCHPGHHVWVAQDQAILFAIQSSLTEGVSSLVIFVAASRDAWTALHTSFASQSQARAHAIRTALGDVKLQDLTVIDYFNKVTGMADTLASIGKVLGPEEFTSYVLNGLRRL, translated from the coding sequence ATGGCGTCTGGCCCGACCGCCGCCgtctcggccgccgccgccccggcctCTCCCGGCTCTCTGTTCCTGGCCTCTCGGCCGTTGCTTCCCCTGGTCGGCGCCAATCCATCTGCTGGTGTCCCGCCGGCGTCGTCGAACACAGCTAGATCCATTGCGCCTCACGCGGCCGTGCCCGCGGAGCCGTCCCGCGCGATGCATGTGAACGTGCATGGGGCGGAGCATGCAGCTCCCTCTAGCGTGTGGGCTGCGTACGGCGCCAATCCATCAGTTGCGTACGGCGCGTTGCATGCGGCCACGTACGGTCTCTACCTCCAGCGGCGTACTCCGCCTCCGGCTGCGTATCCTCCGGCCTCGTACAACGCTCCGCCCCCGGCTACGTATCCTTCGGCTGCGTACAACGAGTTGCCCACGGTTCCACACAGTGCGCCGCCCGAGTCCTACGTTGTACCTACGTCTGCTGTGGTGCCCTACAGTACTGCGTCTCCGATCTACGGCGGGTACCAGCCGGCTTCTCAGATCACGTCGCCCTATGGTGCTTCCCCGGCGCCGTATCGTCCGTCGGCTGCGGCTCCTTCAACGGATCTCATTCATCTCTCGCCGGTGCCTGGTGGTGGTCCACATCAGGGCTACTACACGCTGCATCTGCCGGATCATGTCGTCGCTGCTGCACCGTTTTACTTCGCGCACCTCATCCCGGTGAAGCTCACGACGGATAACTATTTGTCGCGGCGTGCCCAAGTGCTGCCGCTTCTCCACAGTCGCAACTTGGAGGGTTTTGTTGATGGTACTCTGTTGTGCCCTCCACCATGTCATCCAGGGCATCATGTGTGGGTGGCTCAAGATCAAGCCATCCTATTTGCTATCCAGTCCTCTCTCACGGAGGGAGTCTCGTCGCTGGTCATCTTCGTCGCTGCGTCTCGGGACGCGTGGACGGCTCTTCACACCAGTTTTGCCTCGCAGTCTCAGGCGCGAGCTCATGCCATTCGCACTGCGCTTGGGGATGTGAAGCTTCAGGACCTCACCGTCATCGACTACTTCAACAAGGTGACGGGTATGGCTGACACACTTGCCTCCATTGGCAAGGTGCTTGGTCCGGAAGAGTTCACTTCCTATGTGCTCAACGGACTGCGACGACTATGA